A genomic segment from Dechloromonas denitrificans encodes:
- the tsaB gene encoding tRNA (adenosine(37)-N6)-threonylcarbamoyltransferase complex dimerization subunit type 1 TsaB, protein MLILALETSTELGSCALWRDGEIAERICPLGRSHSETLLPLVRELLTDAGLKLAQLDAIAFGAGPGAFTGLRVACAAAQGLAVAADLPVIPVSSLETMAAAVGAERVLALLDARMGEVYAGCYQLDDGKYSLLGDIRVSPPAELVFPVGAGWLACGNGPEAYPLLQQGLDDAGISVRRGIMPQAAILARLAAKRAERGEWISAADAAPLYVRNKVAKTVAERLSEGGRA, encoded by the coding sequence ATGCTTATCCTTGCTCTGGAAACCTCGACCGAACTTGGTTCGTGCGCCCTTTGGCGCGACGGTGAAATTGCCGAGCGAATTTGCCCGCTGGGGCGTTCGCACTCCGAAACCTTGTTGCCACTGGTGCGCGAGTTGTTGACGGACGCTGGCTTGAAGCTGGCGCAACTCGATGCGATCGCTTTTGGGGCCGGCCCCGGTGCATTCACCGGATTGCGCGTGGCTTGTGCTGCCGCACAAGGCCTGGCAGTGGCAGCCGATCTCCCGGTGATCCCCGTTTCCAGTCTTGAAACCATGGCCGCAGCGGTGGGCGCCGAGCGCGTGCTGGCCCTGCTTGATGCGCGCATGGGCGAGGTTTACGCCGGGTGTTATCAGTTGGACGACGGAAAATATTCGTTGCTGGGCGATATTCGTGTTTCACCGCCGGCCGAACTGGTTTTTCCGGTCGGAGCCGGCTGGCTGGCGTGTGGCAATGGTCCGGAAGCCTATCCGCTGTTGCAGCAAGGGCTCGACGATGCCGGCATTTCTGTGCGCCGTGGCATCATGCCGCAGGCGGCTATTCTGGCCCGCCTGGCAGCGAAACGGGCCGAGCGTGGCGAATGGATCAGTGCAGCGGATGCTGCGCCGCTTTATGTGCGCAACAAGGTGGCCAAAACAGTGGCCGAACGCTTGAGCGAGGGAGGGCGGGCATGA
- the rimI gene encoding ribosomal protein S18-alanine N-acetyltransferase translates to MSEAMFSAEFFPMNERDLDSVAALEASLQAFPWSRANFADSLVAGHSVWVCRLGGDLVGFSIVMSVIDEAHLLTIGIDRRYQGQGYGARMLRHAMETARLGGAGKLFLEVRPSNERAVALYRHFGFRQIGLRKGYYPAIDGREDALIFDKDLA, encoded by the coding sequence ATGAGCGAGGCGATGTTTTCTGCCGAATTCTTTCCGATGAATGAGCGCGATCTCGATAGCGTTGCTGCTCTTGAAGCGTCGCTGCAGGCGTTTCCCTGGTCGCGGGCCAATTTTGCCGACTCACTGGTGGCTGGCCATAGCGTCTGGGTATGTCGTCTGGGCGGCGATCTGGTTGGTTTTTCGATAGTCATGTCGGTGATCGATGAAGCGCACTTGCTGACGATCGGCATCGATCGCCGTTACCAGGGGCAGGGTTACGGGGCGCGGATGCTTCGTCATGCGATGGAAACGGCCCGACTGGGCGGTGCGGGGAAACTGTTTTTAGAGGTTCGTCCATCCAATGAGCGTGCGGTTGCCTTGTACCGCCATTTCGGGTTTCGCCAGATCGGCTTGCGTAAAGGGTATTACCCAGCGATTGATGGACGTGAGGATGCACTGATTTTTGACAAGGATCTGGCATGA
- a CDS encoding uracil-DNA glycosylase, whose amino-acid sequence MSLSREQMLAEMGITPRWVLREDSPLRPAAVPDQPDQCAVVAEPVPVSVRAPEIAAPVAMPVSPKAPEVSSSSVAVDRLDWPDLTRTVANCRACSLCEQRKQAVLGVGDLNPDWLFVGEGPGADEDVKGEPFVGQAGKLLDAMLASLDIARGNKVYIANAVKCRPPGNRTPEAGEMASCRPYLERQIALLKPKIIVLLGKAAVHAVLGEDKSLASLRGQPFEYGGVPVVVTYHPAYLLRNLPEKAKAWEDLLFARRILRQAASPNLPF is encoded by the coding sequence ATGAGCCTGAGCCGCGAGCAAATGTTGGCCGAAATGGGCATTACGCCACGCTGGGTGCTGCGTGAGGATTCTCCGTTGCGGCCGGCGGCAGTGCCCGATCAACCTGATCAGTGCGCTGTTGTTGCCGAGCCTGTCCCGGTTTCCGTGAGAGCACCTGAAATAGCTGCTCCGGTGGCCATGCCGGTTTCTCCCAAGGCACCGGAGGTGTCGTCATCCAGTGTCGCGGTCGACCGCCTGGATTGGCCGGATTTGACACGTACGGTGGCCAACTGTCGCGCCTGTTCATTGTGCGAGCAGCGCAAGCAGGCCGTGCTCGGGGTGGGCGATCTCAATCCTGACTGGCTGTTTGTTGGCGAAGGGCCGGGCGCCGATGAGGACGTCAAGGGCGAGCCCTTTGTCGGTCAAGCGGGCAAGTTGCTTGATGCCATGCTGGCGTCGCTCGATATTGCACGCGGCAACAAGGTTTATATCGCCAATGCTGTAAAGTGCCGTCCGCCCGGCAATCGAACACCGGAAGCGGGTGAAATGGCCAGTTGCCGGCCATATCTTGAGCGCCAGATCGCACTGCTCAAACCCAAAATCATCGTTCTGCTGGGCAAGGCCGCGGTACATGCCGTGCTTGGCGAGGACAAATCGCTGGCATCGTTGCGCGGCCAGCCATTCGAGTATGGTGGTGTGCCTGTGGTGGTGACTTATCACCCCGCCTATTTGCTGCGCAATCTTCCCGAAAAAGCCAAAGCCTGGGAGGATTTGCTGTTTGCCCGTCGAATCCTGCGGCAGGCCGCTTCGCCGAACTTGCCGTTCTAG
- the lplT gene encoding lysophospholipid transporter LplT: protein MPFGFYIIMAAQFFSALADNALLITAIAALREMHAPSEYEPLLKTFFTVSYVLLAAFVGAFADSMPKWRVMFISNGIKIAGCSMMFFGAHPLLAYAVVGLGAAAYSPAKYGILTEYLPARLLVVANGWIEGLTVGAIILGVVIGGTLIRPEIAQHLLAFDFPLIDTGVDTTGEMALSIVAVLYILASIFNLYVPDTGVDHKQLKKNPLFLIHEFNHCLALLWRDKLGQISLAVTTLFWGAGATLQFIVIKWSEVALNLDLSKASMLQGVVAVGVAAGAIIAAKFITLRKSVRVIPLGIAMGLIVLVMNFVNSLWLAIPLLVLIGGLSGFFVVPMNALLQHRGHILMGAGHSIAVQNFNENISILIMTGLYYLMIKMNLSIYWVVTLFGICVSGLMYLIRQRHLANQASRDDVQHLDDSSHH from the coding sequence GTGCCTTTCGGCTTCTATATCATCATGGCCGCGCAGTTTTTTTCCGCGCTGGCCGACAATGCCCTGCTCATTACTGCTATTGCTGCGCTGCGTGAAATGCACGCACCGAGCGAATACGAGCCATTGCTCAAAACTTTTTTCACCGTCTCCTACGTCCTGCTGGCTGCCTTCGTTGGTGCCTTCGCCGATTCGATGCCCAAGTGGCGCGTCATGTTCATCAGCAACGGAATCAAGATTGCCGGTTGCAGCATGATGTTCTTCGGCGCTCACCCACTGCTCGCCTACGCCGTCGTCGGCCTCGGCGCCGCAGCCTACTCACCGGCCAAATATGGCATCCTCACCGAATATCTGCCAGCCCGCCTGCTGGTTGTCGCCAATGGCTGGATCGAGGGCCTGACCGTCGGAGCAATCATCCTTGGCGTAGTTATCGGCGGCACGCTGATTCGGCCTGAAATCGCCCAGCATCTGCTTGCTTTTGACTTTCCGCTGATTGACACCGGGGTAGACACCACCGGCGAAATGGCCCTGAGCATCGTGGCCGTGCTCTATATTCTGGCCTCGATCTTCAACCTCTACGTCCCGGACACCGGCGTAGACCACAAGCAGTTGAAGAAAAATCCGCTCTTCCTGATCCACGAATTCAATCACTGCCTGGCACTGCTCTGGCGCGACAAGCTCGGCCAGATTTCACTGGCTGTTACCACGCTCTTCTGGGGGGCAGGCGCAACCCTGCAGTTCATCGTCATCAAGTGGTCGGAGGTTGCCCTCAATCTCGACTTGTCAAAAGCATCGATGCTGCAAGGCGTTGTTGCGGTCGGCGTCGCTGCCGGGGCGATCATTGCGGCGAAGTTCATCACCCTGAGAAAGTCCGTTCGCGTCATCCCGCTGGGCATCGCCATGGGCCTGATCGTTCTGGTCATGAATTTCGTCAACAGCCTCTGGCTGGCAATCCCCCTGCTCGTCCTGATTGGCGGACTGTCGGGCTTCTTCGTGGTGCCGATGAACGCGCTGCTCCAGCATCGCGGTCACATCCTGATGGGCGCAGGCCATTCGATCGCCGTTCAGAATTTCAACGAAAACATTTCCATCCTGATCATGACCGGCTTGTACTACCTGATGATCAAGATGAACCTGTCAATCTACTGGGTTGTGACGCTCTTCGGCATCTGTGTCAGCGGCCTGATGTACCTCATCCGGCAGCGCCACCTTGCCAACCAGGCGTCGCGTGATGATGTCCAGCATCTTGACGACAGCAGCCACCACTAG
- a CDS encoding LysR family transcriptional regulator codes for MADRRLQVFHAVAKHLSFTRAADALFMTQPAVTFQIKQLEEQFATRLFERRHGSISLTPAGELVLGYAVKILALSDEMETRLSEMTGEMRGPLLVGASTTIAEFMLPRVLGEFNALYPQVRARLIVANSESIEGRVAEHTLDVGLIEAPAKIAGLNSQICCEDELQVICAPDYPLADKKSVTPRMLADYEYISREPGSGTREITDDYFRRNKVAPEGLKVQMELGSPEALKGVVSTGLGFAIVSRAVVDKETQLGVLASVPLDPPLTRSLYLVHPNDRFQSRVTGTFIEFAKSKLKELAS; via the coding sequence ATGGCCGATCGGCGTTTGCAGGTTTTTCATGCCGTAGCCAAGCACTTGAGTTTTACCCGGGCGGCCGATGCCTTGTTCATGACCCAACCGGCGGTTACTTTCCAGATCAAGCAACTGGAAGAGCAATTTGCCACGCGTCTCTTCGAGCGCCGCCACGGCAGCATTTCCCTGACGCCGGCCGGCGAGCTGGTGCTGGGGTATGCCGTCAAGATCCTTGCGTTGTCGGACGAAATGGAAACCCGCCTGTCGGAAATGACCGGCGAAATGCGCGGCCCCTTGCTGGTTGGCGCCAGTACGACGATTGCCGAATTCATGCTGCCGCGCGTCCTCGGCGAATTCAATGCGCTGTATCCCCAGGTTCGGGCCCGGCTGATCGTTGCCAATTCGGAAAGCATTGAAGGCCGTGTTGCCGAACATACGCTGGATGTCGGCCTGATTGAGGCGCCGGCCAAAATCGCCGGTTTGAACAGCCAGATCTGTTGTGAGGATGAGTTGCAGGTGATTTGTGCCCCGGACTATCCTCTGGCTGATAAAAAATCGGTTACTCCGCGCATGCTGGCCGATTACGAATATATCTCCCGCGAGCCGGGCTCCGGTACACGTGAAATTACCGATGATTATTTCCGCCGCAACAAGGTGGCGCCGGAAGGGCTCAAGGTCCAGATGGAACTTGGTAGCCCGGAGGCGCTCAAGGGCGTTGTATCCACCGGGCTCGGTTTTGCCATCGTCTCGCGTGCCGTGGTCGACAAGGAAACCCAACTGGGCGTGCTTGCTTCGGTTCCTCTCGATCCACCGCTGACACGCAGTCTTTATCTGGTTCATCCGAACGACCGTT